The stretch of DNA TACATGGCCAGCAAATTGGCTACTGTATGGGCCGGTTCTCTGGGGGTCTCACTGGGCTTGTCCACCCATCTTTAGGCAGCTGGGGACTGGCTGGAACGACAGAAGCCTCTCCTGACCCATGGCCTCTCATCCtgcagcccagcccaggcctcctgCAGGGAGGACAGTCCCCAGAGCCAAGCAAGAGAGGTCCAGGCCCAGTGCACAAGTGTCGTGCCAACCTCTGCCCACAGCAGCTTAGGAGCAGCCCATTGGCCAAGTGCATCCGAGGCCGGCCCAGAGCCCAGAGGCGGAGACCAGGACTTGCCTCTTGATGTAGGAGGTAAAGTCACCTTGCAGCGGGGCCAGGACACCGGGAGAGGAGGGAACGGGGCTGTTCCTACCAGCTTTCTCCGAGCCAGCTTTCTGATGGTTGACTGACGGCTGAGGGGTTCAAGAAGGAGGACACGGGCACAGGGACTCAGGGGCAGTGAGGCGCAGCAGGGCCGATGGCGTGAGGAGCACCAGGGAGCAGGAGGGAACGGGCCCCGGGTGTGAATCCGGCCCCACTGTCAGATGAGTGCTGTTCCGCCACCCAAATCCAGTCCCACCGGTAACAGCGTGGCCTTCCGCAAGTGACTAAAgggcttcctgcctcagcttccccacccGTAAAAACAGGataacaggccgggcacggtggctcacgtctgtaatcccagcactttgggaggctgagatgggtggatcacgaggtcaggagattgagaccatcctggctaacacggtgaaaccccgtctctactaaaaatacaaaaaaattagctgggcatagtgacaggcacctgtagtcccagctactcaggaggctgaggcaggagaatggcgtgaacctaggaggcagagcttgcagtgagccgagattgtgccactgcactccagcttgggcgacagagcaagactccgtctcaaaaaaaaaaaaacagaggacaACAATGGCATGTATTGGATCTGGCACAAAGTAAATATTCAATACATAGctagaaaagaatgttttaaaacctTACAGATACATTAGGTGAAAAGCAAAGCTGGGCTACAAGATGATCTCTTCCGTGTGAACCAGGGGCAGGGGACGGCAGCCCACCTCTAGGAGCTTAAAGAGGAGGCTCCTGGCTGCAGGGACAAGAGATAGAGGTGGGAAAGGCTTGGACGCCGTTTTTATTGTTTGATATTTTTTGAATCCACACTGTGAGTGTGTGTATTATCTGTTTTataactaggctgggcacagtggctcacatccataatcccaacactttcagatgctgaggtaagaggatcgcttgaggccaggcgtttgtgaccagcctgggcaacatagcgacacccctatctctacaaaaaatttaaaaattagccgggcatggttgcacacatctgtagtcctagctacttgggaggctgaggtgggaggattgcctgagcccaggagttggaggctgcaatgagacatctcgtgccactgcactccagcctgggtgacagagcaaggccccttcccataaaaagaaagaaagaaaacttgcaTGGTGGGTCAGTGTGGGTCAGAGGCAGTGAGGTCATCAGGCAGGCAGCTTCGGGACCAGGTGGGAGGGGCCCATTGTGACCTCCCTGGCTGCACCCAGGCCTTTGTGACTGTTGCCTGGGGCAGCCTGGGGTCGCCCAGAGCTCTCAATAAGAGGGTGGCAGGTTGGGCCAGGCCAGAGCCTGGACCTGGGGTCAGGAAGGGGTtgcagggagggatggaggggctGAAAACCCTGGGCCCCTgtggccacccccacccccagtgtcccccagccccagcctccagcaGCCATGGAGGAGGCCTGGACCAGCCCTGCCAGGGATTTGTAGAGTGGCCCTGCCTGGGCCCCATCTCCTCTGCTCACTCAGTGCAGTCCCAGAGACCTTTCCCAGTCCCAGGGGCAGGGGGCAGTGGGCCCACGGTGGAGGGCGAGGCTCCCGGGCTCTTTCTGTCCAGCCAGGAGCAGAGAGCGAGAGACACTGAGGGGCCGAGACAAGGAGACCTGGAGTCAGGGCTCGGGTGGGGCTGGCCCCTGCACCCAGGGTCGAACCAGGGGGCTCCCAGGCAGGGGGGATCCATTAGCTCCGGGCCCAGACCCTGCCCATGCCCACCCCTGTTGCGGGAGGGAGGGGCCCTGGCCTCGCCCAGGGCAGCCCTGTCCCAGCTTCAGTGCGGGCTGCTGGGCTCTGCAGAACAGTCCTTCCTGCAGCTAGAGCAGGAGAACCACAGCCTGGTGAGCACCCCATCCACTGCCTGGCgcgcctgccccagccccagtccctgcccctgcccctgcccctgcccctgcccctgcccctgcccctgccccagccccagccccagccccagcccagccccagccccagccccagccccagccccaggagcGGCCATGACAGGCAGTCCCCTCTCTCTGACCCCACCCCCAGAAAAGGCAGAACCAGGACCTTCGGGAGCAGCTGGGGGCCCTCCTGGGGCCGGGGCAGCAGTTCCTGCCCCTGTGTCCCGAACACTCAAGCTGCACTCCCCTGGCCTGGGTAAGTACAAGGCCCAGGAACCCCATGCAGCCAACGCCCCTCTAGCCCACAGCCTTGGGGCTGATCTGGGGGCTCTCCCACAGCCCCCCGACCCGGCTGGCACACAGCCCTCGGGGAACAGGGCACCTCTGCAGCTGCTCCGGCGGGAGCTGTGCCAGGGGCAAGAGGCTTTCGTGCAGCAGTCCCAGGTGGGCCTAGGGGAGGGGCCGTGGGGGGAGGAAACTTGGTACAGCACTCCAGGTGGGCCTGGGGGGTTCATTGGGGAGGTCTTCGTGCAGCAGGCCAGTGGGCCCGGCGGGGAGGTACCAGCCACCCTGCTGATGCTGCCCAAGCCCACCCTGGGCCCCACCCTCAGAACGAGCTGCAGCAGATCCGCCTGTGCTTTGAGAGGAAGAAGATGGTCATCACAGAGGTGCCCACCTGGCTGAGGGGGAGGGGTGCTGGGGGCCCACCCAGTGGGTCCTGCTCCTCAGGCGTGACCCCACCTCCCCCTAGGTGGGGGACAGCGTGGCTGAGATGCACATGGCCCTGAACAACCAGGCCACCGGGCTCCTGGTAGGTCCTTACAGGGCAGCACCCAGAAGGACGGGGCCGGGCAGGTGAGAGGCTACGGAGGGCGGGGCGAGGGGCCTGCTGTGCTTACCTCCTCTGGCCCCCAGAACCTCAAGAAGGACATCCGGGGCGTGCTGGACCAGATGGAGAACATCCAGCTGGAGATTCTCAGGTAACACAGGGGCAGGGGCCAGACCAGCTGAGCAAGGTCTCGGAAGGTGTCCTGGTCAGGACAGGGCAGACCCATCCTTGACCGCCCCCCCCACCTCCACAGCACCGAGCCAGGGGGTGGGTGCCAGCCTGGGGGTGGAGGGTGTGGGGTCCTGACAGTGAGGCCTCTGCAGGGAGCGGGCCCAGTGCCGCACTCAAGCCAGGAAGGAGAAGCAGATGGCAAGCATGTCGGTGAGCCCCCCACACCCCACTGTGGGTCTGGAGACCAGCCCCCCACCCAGGGCCCTGCTTGGGCGAGAGGGAGAAATGGGCTCTGGGAGGGCAGTTGCAGGGTGGGGGGCATCTGAAAAGTGGCTGCAGGAGCCTGTCCAGGAGGAGGGGGCCAGGGCTGCAGTGGGGGGACCCCTATCTGAGGAGGGTTTCCCAAAGCCAGGGATCCCCGCCCTCAGCCTGGACTCTCTGGGTGGGCTCTGATCCAGCCCCTCCCCAACAGAAAGGGAGGCCAAAGCTGGGAAGCTCCAAGGGCCTGGCAGGCCAGCTCTGGTAGGTGACTGCACGGCagagcccagcccccaggcccccCACGCGCCCCTGCCCCTGACCACCGCCGCCCGCAGGCTGCTGACCCTGAGGCTGCTGCTGGGCACCCTGCTGGTCTGGACCGCTGCCTACGTGTACGTGGTGAACCCCACACCTTTCGAGGGGCTGGTGCCGCCCCTGCTGAGCCGTGCCACCATCTGGAAGCTCCGGGCCTTGCTGGACCCCTTCCTGCGCCTCGAAGTGGACGGCTTCCTGCCCTTCTAGGCCAGAGGCCCAGCGGCCCCAGTGAGGAGGCCAGGCGACCAGCACGGCCCCGGATGCCCAGTGGCCGTGTCAGCCCCCTGCACATGGCACCACTGTGCACCATCCCTGCCAGGAGCCGCAGAGAagggtggaggtggggtctgTCCTGAGGGCTGGGCCTGTGGCTGGACATAGAGTCATGACATATGTGACCGGTGAGCATGTCTCTGTGGAAATTGGGGAAGGGACACCCAGGCAAGCCGGCAGCGAGGGTCCATCAGGGTGGAGACCCCAGCCTCAGGGCTGGCTTCCCACCCCACATCCCACCTGCCCTCCAGAAGGCAGCCCCTCTGCACAGGGCTCTGACCCCCAAGGCATCTTAGGAGGCTCTCCACTGAAAGGCAACAGCAGTGAGGACTGGGGGGTCCTCAGGTCTTGCCCGCTGGGCCTGGCTCTCCCGGGGACCTCAGAGGTCAGGTTTTCAGCACTGGACCTGCTGATCCACTGACCTCATGCCCCTCATGCAActcccctccctgcctggccACCACCCACCCTGCCCAGGTCCTGTCACCTCCCCAACCCAGGGCCCTGTCCGGTCCAGGGGACCACATTGGTAGACAGAGCTGATCAACACCAAAAATTTTATTTGGGGAATTAATTAGCAGGGGTACCTTTAAGAACAATAGAGAATGGTTCTGTGGCTTTCTCGTCCCCAAATGGGAGATGTAGAGCCACAGCCCAGGGTGGACCCAGGGACAGGGACCCTGTGCCGGAGAAGGGCTGGCCGGAGTCCCACCCTGCTGCAGGCCGTACCACTGCTGGAGGACACACGGCTTGGGCCTCAGGCCCTCTGAGATCCCACCGGCATCGTCTCTGGGTGCAGGCAGCCCCAGTGGGGCCCAGGAGGAGCTGGCCACGACCACAGGACCTTGGTGGCAGGCAGGGGCCAATGGCTCACCAGGCTGGCGGCTCCAGGAAGTTAAGGCATCTGTTCATGTGTcaggggaagggcaggaggagTGCAGAGACCTTCGGGGGCAACCTGAGACCCCCCCACCCAGCCCAACCCACGGAGGCCTGGGCTCCCCGAGGAGGAAGTGGCTTAGTCTAAAGTGCTTGGTTGGACAGGGAGGCTGGGCAAAGGTCGTGCCGGTCCCCACAGCTCTGGGGCTGCCCCCTGTGGGGTGCTGGACCCCCTGCAGCAGGTGGGGGACTTCCTGAGGTCATGTGGACACAGGGTCTCAGGCCCTGGCAGGCTGGGAGTCTGTCAAGCTGTGGCTGGTGGAGCAGAGAGCCcagcccacccccagccctgccccagggtCCATGGCAGTCTGACCTCCTGGGTCCCCAGCTGGGCTGTCCCGGGCCCCAGAGCCGCCTACTTGTCATCCTGCTAGGGCCCCGAGAGGCTGGGGAAAAGACTGGAGGCAGCCAAGTGCAGGCGGCACATGGCCCCGCGTGGGGGTGCCCCGGCGGCCGGGCTCCAGGGGGCCCGCAGTGGTGGGCGGTCCTCCGGGCGGCCAAGGTGGCACAGGTGCAGCCCAGGAGGCACCCAAGGCTGGCCACGCCGCCCCCATCCACGGGTGCAGGTGCCAATCCGCCCCCTGCGGGCCGCGGCGTCCgtgagagagaagcagaaaggtGGAGGTCAGCTTCGGGGCCCTATAGCCCGCATGCCTCCCGTGCTGGGACAGCCCCAGCCCAGGCTGTCTCAGCCCTGAACAGCTGTGCATCCCTCACACTCCCTCAGCCCTGCCCCTGGCATGTGGTAGGCAGGAGAGTTCCAGCAGGTTCAGCAGCCCCCACAGGGCCCTGAGCCAGCAGGTGGCCCCTATGCACCCTCATTTCATCTCCCCAAGCTCTTGGGTTCCTGGGAGTCCCCTGTGGGTAGCGGCAGACCCAAGTCTTTTCCCCAAACACCCTGTCACTGCCAGAACTGACACAGACCCAAGGCGAGAGACCCTCACACTTCCCAGCCACAGACCATCGGCCGCCCCCTCCTCCCAAGCGTCAGATTCAGCCCAAGTTGGCAGAAATGCCCCTGAGGAACCCACCGACCTCTGCACACCAGACAACAGCCACCCCCTCTTCTGGGGCCCGGCCCCTGCCCCCCCCAACTCGGGATCCTGCAGCAATAGCCCTGGCCTTGCCCAAGGAAAGAATCAAagtaactctttttcttttttttaataaaattatagatatatagatgtagatataaaaacataaaacagacaCAACGCAAGCAGACGCTGTCATGTGCTTACTCTCAGGTCCCTGACACCAAGGGAAGCACTGACCCCTCCCCAGTGTGCTTTCCCACGGCGTGAGCACCGCAGCCAGGCCGGGGCTGGGGACGTGGCATGCCTTGGGGCAGGGTTCTCCAGTTTGGCAGGGAGGGcctgagggctggggagggggctctGGGTGTCACCGGCCCCCTGTGGCAGCATCACCCCCGTGCCTGCTCCCGCCTGCCCCCCGTCGCCTCCCACAAGAGCATAAAGCAAAGGTTAAGGCTTTGATGAAAAGGGACAGCGGCGGCTGGAGCACTGACACATCAGACACGGCGCGGCAGCACAGCACACAGACACGGGACACAAGCCCGCCCGGCCGGGCAACACAGGACACACAGAGCCGGGCCCCCAGCCACAGCTGGCTGGCTGGCCATCTGTCCACTTATCCACCACCACCCAGAGCAGGCCAGGGCAGAAGCATCCGCCTTGCCAAGCTACAAGCTTCCAGCGGGGTCCGTGAAAGGCAACGCGTTAGTTAGGAGTAGCCTAGCAGGGGACACTCGGTCCGGGAGCCCACAGGCTGTGTTGGAAGGATGGCGGGGGCCCTGGGTGCCTCTGTCCATCTCTGGGACCCATCCGTAAGGGGACTGTTGGGGGCTGGCCTGGCGATGATCTGGGGTGCTGGGTGATGGCAGTGGGCCAAGCCTGGCTGAGAGAGGGTGCCCCAAAGAGGCTGACTGGGCCCCCTCACTGCCCCAGCCATGGGACAGGCCCAGACACAGACCAGCCCAGTGGCCCTTGGCCCAGTGAGCCGACTTCCCCATGGGCAGATGAGTGGACCGGCAGGCAGAGTGCTTGGGGCAAGCTGTGGAGGCGTGGCACTCTCTCCCGCCGATGGGTCCACACCAGGCTGGGGTGGCCTCGTGTCCCTGGGGCAGAGAAGTTGGTGGGGGGGGGGTGCGCTGCGGGGTCCTGGTCCCCGTGGCACCACGGCGGATGTGTGGCAGTCAGTCCTCACACCGAGATCTCGTACGTGGTCCCACCCACGCCGGACACCTTCTTAACCAGCGCGTGCCGTGTAGGGCTGGCAGAGGGCCCTGGGGGGCCAGTGGCAGGTCCCAGCCGGGCCAGGCCCGGGGACTGCCCATTAAGCTTACTTTGGGGAGTCTTCAGCTGAGGGTGGTCCCTGCATCAAAACAAGCACACAGACGCATGCACACGGTGAACACACGAACACATGGGGACAGAGGACGGAGAAGGCAGCAGGACAGAGACGACGCGGACATGGACTAGTGCAGCCGTGTCGTGGGGCCCCGTGCAGTCCCTGCCCTCTAGGCTTGGAGGGTTCACCTGGAAAGCAGGCGAGGGATGCAGAGCCTGCATGGGGAGCGGCTGTGCCATCACAGGACAGACAGATGTCGTCAGAACTGCTACCACCCTCCCGAGTCCCTGGGTCCCTCCTAGCCAGCACTGGCCACAGAGAGCATGGGGCAGCCAGGTGGGCACTGAATGGAGCCCCTGTCCTGCTCTGCACTGGGAGCCcggccactctgcctggcctcaTTCCTGCTGTCTCTCAGGAAAATGAGGGGCTGCTCTCCTGCCCACCAGCGCTGACCAACAGTAGCCGTATCTTTGCTGCTTAAACCTTCTCGAGGCGAGAGCCCTTTGTCCCCGGGCTGCAATCCCTGCCTGGCTGCAATGCTGCCCACTTCTAGGTCTTGTGCTCCCCATTCATCACACCCAATGGCAGCCTCCTCCCCAACTCCACAAAAGCTGAACAGGTCCCACCCTGTGGGGGTAGGGAAGGCCCACTCAGGGCTGGACTGCTGTGCCCTCAGCCCCTTTGTGGCCAAGTGgcttgggctgggctgggctctcCCTCTGGGGCTGCATCTGCCGACGGGAAACAACTGCGCCTGTGCTTGAGGTTTCCAGGCCCGGACGGGGCGACAGATGCTGTGAGGACACCATGCGTCCGCAGCGTGGGTCCTGGCCCCAGCAGGTGTGCAGTTCTCCtacctgggcctgggcctgcgAGCCAGCTGACCCTACTTTCTCAGTTACCAACCCGCTGGGTGCCTGGAGCCAGCCTGCTTTCTCcagtcctcagtttccccactgacGAGCAGGGAAGCCCCTGCTTCCTAGAACTATGTCCTACAGGGAGGGCCAGGGCCCGGCCACCAGGGTGGCACATTCTGCTGCGAGGTAATGtcctcagccccagcctcctAGAGATGCAGCCAAGCAGGCCCAGGGAGAGTCCTGGGTGGACAGGGCCACTGTGACCCAGGAAGCCAGAGCCACAGCCTAAAGGAGGGCCAGGCTGCCACATGACACCGGCCCAAGGAGAAAGCCCCATGGCCTCCCATGTGCTGGGTCTGTGCCAGCTCTAGAAGAACGAGTCGTTGGGCTCAGCACACACAAATTCTCATACCCTGTCCCCAGAGCGTGCCCAGGACATCCTCAGAGCTGGGCCACACGGGCTAGCCAAGGCCTTCAAGTCAGGGTGAGGCGCATTCTCCCGGTCCCATCCCCAGAGAAAAACTCAGGCCCCTGGGATGACCTATGAGTGCCCAGCCAAGAGGGGCCCTGCAGACGGCTGGACAGCTGCCCTGTGCCAGGAAGCCCACCCTCACCTCCCGGCACCCACCTCTGCACGGTCAGCGAGGGCGGTGGCTCTGGGAGGTCCGTGTGGATGAAGGCGACAGCTTTGGGGCCTGCGTAGGACGGTGAGTGGGGAGTGCCTGGCGGGGAAGGCAGGCCCTGGCGTGCGGGCGACCTGTGGGAGCCACTGCTGGGCCGGGGCCCCGGGGCGTTGCTGCTGGCCTGATCAGCCTGCAGGGAGGAAGACGATGTCCGCGGTGCACGGCTCACGGAGCTGGACAGCGAGGACAGTGATGTCTGCAGGGCAGGGTTGCGGGCGCCACCAAAGCCAGGCCCAGCCACAAGGTCGTCTCTGGAGCCATAGCGCAGCGCGGGACCTCGGGGGCCCTCGGACAGCACACTGGCCTGCTGCAGGCTGTAGGAGCTGGGAGCATCATAGACGCCTGAGTCGCCGAAGAGTGAGTCGGCCTGGGAGCGCAGCAGGCGCTCACGCTCCTCCCTGTCCTTGCGCTCCTGGATGGATGCCATGATGGTCCTGGACAGGTTGTCGTAGCGCACAGGCGAGGGCTCCCGGGGCCGGGGGCCCAGCACGGGGCTGAAGCTGCGGGGCAGGGGCCGTGGTGGGTCGCCCGTTGCCCCAGGGTGCAGGTAGGGTGAGTGGTATCCGGCCACGCCAACTGCTGGGTGGGCAGGGCAGGCGTGGCCACCAGGCGAGCCAGGATTGAGCAGGCTGTCATAGGACAGGCTGCCGTTGCGGTTGGGCAGTGCATGGGGGGCAAAGATGCTACGGTGGGGCGTGGGGGGCCCACCCTCGGAGCGCAGGGGCTGCAGGGCCACATGGTCCCCACCCCGCCGGCTCGAGGCCTTGAGGCTCAGGGAGCGCAAAGCACCCGAGAAGGCATCAGAGGCGCTGAGCGGCGGGGATGGCGGGTAGGCTGCGTGCAGGCCCCCGGGCCCATAGTCAGGGAGGTCCAGGCTCGGCTCGGACACAAAGTCCAGGCTACGGATGCTGTCGTCCCCCAGGGTCAGGGAATCAGGGCCTGGAACCTGTAGGGAGAAGGCATTCTCACCACTGCCCAGCTGCCACCCCGCCTGCAGC from Nomascus leucogenys isolate Asia chromosome 7b, Asia_NLE_v1, whole genome shotgun sequence encodes:
- the ZDHHC8 gene encoding probable palmitoyltransferase ZDHHC8 isoform X1; protein product: MPRSPGTRLKPAKYIPVATAAALLVGSSTLFFVFTCPWLTRAVSPAVPVYNGIIFLFVLANFSMATFMDPGVFPRADEDEDKEDDFRAPLYKNVDVRGIQVRMKWCATCHFYRPPRCSHCSVCDNCVEDFDHHCPWVNNCIGRRNYRYFFLFLLSLSAHMVGVVAFGLVYVLNHAEGLGAAHTTITMAVMCVAGLFFIPVIGLTGFHVVLVTRGRTTNEQVTGKFRGGVNPFTRGCCGNVEHVLCSPLAPRYVVEPPRLPLAVSLKPPFLRPELLDRAAPLKVKLSDNGLKAGLGRSKSKGSLDRLDEKPLDLGPPLPPKIEAGTFSSDLQTPRPGSAESALSVQRTSPPTPAMYKFRPAFPTGPKAPFCGPGEQVPGPDSLTLGDDSIRSLDFVSEPSLDLPDYGPGGLHAAYPPSPPLSASDAFSGALRSLSLKASSRRGGDHVALQPLRSEGGPPTPHRSIFAPHALPNRNGSLSYDSLLNPGSPGGHACPAHPAVGVAGYHSPYLHPGATGDPPRPLPRSFSPVLGPRPREPSPVRYDNLSRTIMASIQERKDREERERLLRSQADSLFGDSGVYDAPSSYSLQQASVLSEGPRGPALRYGSRDDLVAGPGFGGARNPALQTSLSSLSSSVSRAPRTSSSSLQADQASSNAPGPRPSSGSHRSPARQGLPSPPGTPHSPSYAGPKAVAFIHTDLPEPPPSLTVQRGRIGTCTRGWGRRGQPWVPPGLHLCHLGRPEDRPPLRAPWSPAAGAPPRGAMCRLHLAASSLFPSLSGP
- the ZDHHC8 gene encoding probable palmitoyltransferase ZDHHC8 isoform X2; its protein translation is MPRSPGTRLKPAKYIPVATAAALLVGSSTLFFVFTCPWLTRAVSPAVPVYNGIIFLFVLANFSMATFMDPGVFPRADEDEDKEDDFRAPLYKNVDVRGIQVRMKWCATCHFYRPPRCSHCSVCDNCVEDFDHHCPWVNNCIGRRNYRYFFLFLLSLSAHMVGVVAFGLVYVLNHAEGLGAAHTTITMAVMCVAGLFFIPVIGLTGFHVVLVTRGRTTNEQVTGKFRGGVNPFTRGCCGNVEHVLCSPLAPRYVVEPPRLPLAVSLKPPFLRPELLDRAAPLKVKLSDNGLKAGLGRSKSKGSLDRLDEKPLDLGPPLPPKIEAGTFSSDLQTPRPGSAESALSVQRTSPPTPAMYKFRPAFPTGPKAPFCGPGEQVPGPDSLTLGDDSIRSLDFVSEPSLDLPDYGPGGLHAAYPPSPPLSASDAFSGALRSLSLKASSRRGGDHVALQPLRSEGGPPTPHRSIFAPHALPNRNGSLSYDSLLNPGSPGGHACPAHPAVGVAGYHSPYLHPGATGDPPRPLPRSFSPVLGPRPREPSPVRYDNLSRTIMASIQERKDREERERLLRSQADSLFGDSGVYDAPSSYSLQQASVLSEGPRGPALRYGSRDDLVAGPGFGGARNPALQTSLSSLSSSVSRAPRTSSSSLQADQASSNAPGPRPSSGSHRSPARQGLPSPPGTPHSPSYAGPKAVAFIHTDLPEPPPSLTVQRDHPQLKTPQSKLNGQSPGLARLGPATGPPGPSASPTRHALVKKVSGVGGTTYEISV
- the CCDC188 gene encoding coiled-coil domain-containing protein 188 codes for the protein MVGQCGSEAVRSSGRQLRDQVGGAHCDLPGCTQAFVTVAWGSLGSPRALNKRVAGWARPEPGPGVRKGLQGGMEGLKTLGPCGHPHPQCPPAPASSSHGGGLDQPCQGFVEWPCLGPISSAHSVQSQRPFPVPGAGGSGPTVEGEAPGLFLSSQEQRARDTEGPRQGDLESGLGWGWPLHPGSNQGAPRQGGSISSGPRPCPCPPLLREGGALASPRAALSQLQCGLLGSAEQSFLQLEQENHSLKRQNQDLREQLGALLGPGQQFLPLCPEHSSCTPLAWPPDPAGTQPSGNRAPLQLLRRELCQGQEAFVQQSQNELQQIRLCFERKKMVITEVGDSVAEMHMALNNQATGLLNLKKDIRGVLDQMENIQLEILRERAQCRTQARKEKQMASMSKGRPKLGSSKGLAGQLWLLTLRLLLGTLLVWTAAYVYVVNPTPFEGLVPPLLSRATIWKLRALLDPFLRLEVDGFLPF